The Musa acuminata AAA Group cultivar baxijiao chromosome BXJ1-3, Cavendish_Baxijiao_AAA, whole genome shotgun sequence genome window below encodes:
- the LOC135625321 gene encoding zinc finger CCCH domain-containing protein ZFN-like isoform X5 has product MWKTNMRGRDPVESGPYPERPGEPDCAYYIRTGLCRFGMTCKFNHPQNRMLAIAAARIRGGYPERVGQPECQYYLKTGTCKFGSTCKFHHPKEKAGIAKQAQLNILGYPLRPSYPAGMTNWTLPRSSYISSPRWQASSSYAQLILPQGVVQVPGWTSYSGQLGSSPGSQQTAGVAQFYSPSQQGETNIGAQGKFSSYRPGSVSMGLYAVPRENIFPERPGQPECQFYMKTGDCKFGAVCRFHHPRERLIPTPNCVLNPLGLPLRPGEPLCVFYSRYGICKFGPNCKFDHPMGPVTYGLSESSMADVPTVQHLLGSSLDPPTLTLPSEETANGSSGVSIRAPTSDSRRATSVDENDEADS; this is encoded by the exons ATGTGGAAAACGAATATGAGAGGAAGGGACCCCGTGGAATCTGGACCTTACCCTGAACGGCCAGGAGAACCAGACTGTGCTTATTACATCAGGACTGGCCTCTGTAGATTCGGGATGACCTGCAAATTTAATCATCCTCAGAATAGGATGTTG GCTATTGCAGCTGCAAGAATCAGGGGAGGGTATCCTGAAAGAGTCGGCCAGCCTGAATGTCAG TATTACTTGAAGACAGGAACGTGCAAGTTTGGATCTACATGCAAGTTTCACCACCCCAAGGAGAAGGCTGGAATTGCAAAACAAGCTCAGTTAAATATTTTAGGCTATCCACTACGTCCG TCTTATCCTGCTGGGATGACAAACTGGACCTTACCAAGATCTTCATATATTTCAAGCCCTCGTTGGCAAGCTTCTTCAAGTTATGCTCAGTTAATTCTTCCTCAGGGTGTGGTCCAAGTTCCTGGTTGGACTTCTTACTCT GGGCAGCTGGGTTCATCTCCAGGAAGTCAGCAAACAGCAGGGGTTGCTCAGTTTTATAGTCCCTCACAACAAGGTGAGACAAATATTGGAGCTCAAGGGAAATTTTCTTCTTATAGACCAGGTTCTGTTTCTATGGGACTGTATGCAGTTCCCAGAGAGAACATATTTCCTGAGAGACCTGGCCAACCTGAATGTCAGTTCTACATGAAGACTGGAGATTGTAAGTTTGGTGCTGTTTGCAGGTTCCATCATCCTAGGGAGAGACTAATTCCTACTCCTAATTGTGTGTTAAATCCATTGGGTCTTCCATTACGTCCA GGAGAGCCCTTGTGTGTTTTTTATTCTCGATATGGTATctgcaaatttggcccaaactgcAAGTTTGATCATCCCATGGGCCCCGTCACATATGGCCTGTCAGAGTCCTCCATGGCTGATGTCCCGACAGTTCAGCATCTACTGGGATCATCATTAGATCCTCCTACTTTGACATTGCCATCAGAAGAGACTGCCAATGGTAGCTCAGGAGTGTCCATACGAGCACCAACGTCAGACTCTAGGCGAGCTACTTCTGTTGATGAAAATGATGAGGCGGATTCATAG
- the LOC135625321 gene encoding zinc finger CCCH domain-containing protein ZFN-like isoform X2 produces MKNCRNETIFKAIAAARIRGGYPERVGQPECQYYLKTGTCKFGSTCKFHHPKEKAGIAKQAQLNILGYPLRPNEQECAYYIRTGECKFGSTCKYHHPQPSNTILALRGSPIYPSAHSPTTPGQQSYPAGMTNWTLPRSSYISSPRWQASSSYAQLILPQGVVQVPGWTSYSGQLGSSPGSQQTAGVAQFYSPSQQGETNIGAQGKFSSYRPGSVSMGLYAVPRENIFPERPGQPECQFYMKTGDCKFGAVCRFHHPRERLIPTPNCVLNPLGLPLRPGEPLCVFYSRYGICKFGPNCKFDHPMGPVTYGLSESSMADVPTVQHLLGSSLDPPTLTLPSEETANGSSGVSIRAPTSDSRRATSVDENDEADS; encoded by the exons ATGAAAAATTGCCGAAATGAGACGATTTTTAAG GCTATTGCAGCTGCAAGAATCAGGGGAGGGTATCCTGAAAGAGTCGGCCAGCCTGAATGTCAG TATTACTTGAAGACAGGAACGTGCAAGTTTGGATCTACATGCAAGTTTCACCACCCCAAGGAGAAGGCTGGAATTGCAAAACAAGCTCAGTTAAATATTTTAGGCTATCCACTACGTCCG aATGAGCAGGAATGTGCATATTATATAAGAACTGGAGAGTGTAAGTTCGGAAGTACATGTAAATATCACCATCCACAGCCATCTAATACAATACTTGCTCTACGTGGTTCTCCTATTTATCCATCTGCGCATTCGCCAACAACCCCCGGTCAGCAGTCTTATCCTGCTGGGATGACAAACTGGACCTTACCAAGATCTTCATATATTTCAAGCCCTCGTTGGCAAGCTTCTTCAAGTTATGCTCAGTTAATTCTTCCTCAGGGTGTGGTCCAAGTTCCTGGTTGGACTTCTTACTCT GGGCAGCTGGGTTCATCTCCAGGAAGTCAGCAAACAGCAGGGGTTGCTCAGTTTTATAGTCCCTCACAACAAGGTGAGACAAATATTGGAGCTCAAGGGAAATTTTCTTCTTATAGACCAGGTTCTGTTTCTATGGGACTGTATGCAGTTCCCAGAGAGAACATATTTCCTGAGAGACCTGGCCAACCTGAATGTCAGTTCTACATGAAGACTGGAGATTGTAAGTTTGGTGCTGTTTGCAGGTTCCATCATCCTAGGGAGAGACTAATTCCTACTCCTAATTGTGTGTTAAATCCATTGGGTCTTCCATTACGTCCA GGAGAGCCCTTGTGTGTTTTTTATTCTCGATATGGTATctgcaaatttggcccaaactgcAAGTTTGATCATCCCATGGGCCCCGTCACATATGGCCTGTCAGAGTCCTCCATGGCTGATGTCCCGACAGTTCAGCATCTACTGGGATCATCATTAGATCCTCCTACTTTGACATTGCCATCAGAAGAGACTGCCAATGGTAGCTCAGGAGTGTCCATACGAGCACCAACGTCAGACTCTAGGCGAGCTACTTCTGTTGATGAAAATGATGAGGCGGATTCATAG
- the LOC135625321 gene encoding zinc finger CCCH domain-containing protein ZFN-like isoform X4, protein MWKTNMRGRDPVESGPYPERPGEPDCAYYIRTGLCRFGMTCKFNHPQNRMLAIAAARIRGGYPERVGQPECQYYLKTGTCKFGSTCKFHHPKEKAGIAKQAQLNILGYPLRPQSYPAGMTNWTLPRSSYISSPRWQASSSYAQLILPQGVVQVPGWTSYSGQLGSSPGSQQTAGVAQFYSPSQQGETNIGAQGKFSSYRPGSVSMGLYAVPRENIFPERPGQPECQFYMKTGDCKFGAVCRFHHPRERLIPTPNCVLNPLGLPLRPGEPLCVFYSRYGICKFGPNCKFDHPMGPVTYGLSESSMADVPTVQHLLGSSLDPPTLTLPSEETANGSSGVSIRAPTSDSRRATSVDENDEADS, encoded by the exons ATGTGGAAAACGAATATGAGAGGAAGGGACCCCGTGGAATCTGGACCTTACCCTGAACGGCCAGGAGAACCAGACTGTGCTTATTACATCAGGACTGGCCTCTGTAGATTCGGGATGACCTGCAAATTTAATCATCCTCAGAATAGGATGTTG GCTATTGCAGCTGCAAGAATCAGGGGAGGGTATCCTGAAAGAGTCGGCCAGCCTGAATGTCAG TATTACTTGAAGACAGGAACGTGCAAGTTTGGATCTACATGCAAGTTTCACCACCCCAAGGAGAAGGCTGGAATTGCAAAACAAGCTCAGTTAAATATTTTAGGCTATCCACTACGTCCG CAGTCTTATCCTGCTGGGATGACAAACTGGACCTTACCAAGATCTTCATATATTTCAAGCCCTCGTTGGCAAGCTTCTTCAAGTTATGCTCAGTTAATTCTTCCTCAGGGTGTGGTCCAAGTTCCTGGTTGGACTTCTTACTCT GGGCAGCTGGGTTCATCTCCAGGAAGTCAGCAAACAGCAGGGGTTGCTCAGTTTTATAGTCCCTCACAACAAGGTGAGACAAATATTGGAGCTCAAGGGAAATTTTCTTCTTATAGACCAGGTTCTGTTTCTATGGGACTGTATGCAGTTCCCAGAGAGAACATATTTCCTGAGAGACCTGGCCAACCTGAATGTCAGTTCTACATGAAGACTGGAGATTGTAAGTTTGGTGCTGTTTGCAGGTTCCATCATCCTAGGGAGAGACTAATTCCTACTCCTAATTGTGTGTTAAATCCATTGGGTCTTCCATTACGTCCA GGAGAGCCCTTGTGTGTTTTTTATTCTCGATATGGTATctgcaaatttggcccaaactgcAAGTTTGATCATCCCATGGGCCCCGTCACATATGGCCTGTCAGAGTCCTCCATGGCTGATGTCCCGACAGTTCAGCATCTACTGGGATCATCATTAGATCCTCCTACTTTGACATTGCCATCAGAAGAGACTGCCAATGGTAGCTCAGGAGTGTCCATACGAGCACCAACGTCAGACTCTAGGCGAGCTACTTCTGTTGATGAAAATGATGAGGCGGATTCATAG
- the LOC135625321 gene encoding zinc finger CCCH domain-containing protein ZFN-like isoform X3, producing the protein MKAIAAARIRGGYPERVGQPECQYYLKTGTCKFGSTCKFHHPKEKAGIAKQAQLNILGYPLRPNEQECAYYIRTGECKFGSTCKYHHPQPSNTILALRGSPIYPSAHSPTTPGQQSYPAGMTNWTLPRSSYISSPRWQASSSYAQLILPQGVVQVPGWTSYSGQLGSSPGSQQTAGVAQFYSPSQQGETNIGAQGKFSSYRPGSVSMGLYAVPRENIFPERPGQPECQFYMKTGDCKFGAVCRFHHPRERLIPTPNCVLNPLGLPLRPGEPLCVFYSRYGICKFGPNCKFDHPMGPVTYGLSESSMADVPTVQHLLGSSLDPPTLTLPSEETANGSSGVSIRAPTSDSRRATSVDENDEADS; encoded by the exons ATGAAG GCTATTGCAGCTGCAAGAATCAGGGGAGGGTATCCTGAAAGAGTCGGCCAGCCTGAATGTCAG TATTACTTGAAGACAGGAACGTGCAAGTTTGGATCTACATGCAAGTTTCACCACCCCAAGGAGAAGGCTGGAATTGCAAAACAAGCTCAGTTAAATATTTTAGGCTATCCACTACGTCCG aATGAGCAGGAATGTGCATATTATATAAGAACTGGAGAGTGTAAGTTCGGAAGTACATGTAAATATCACCATCCACAGCCATCTAATACAATACTTGCTCTACGTGGTTCTCCTATTTATCCATCTGCGCATTCGCCAACAACCCCCGGTCAGCAGTCTTATCCTGCTGGGATGACAAACTGGACCTTACCAAGATCTTCATATATTTCAAGCCCTCGTTGGCAAGCTTCTTCAAGTTATGCTCAGTTAATTCTTCCTCAGGGTGTGGTCCAAGTTCCTGGTTGGACTTCTTACTCT GGGCAGCTGGGTTCATCTCCAGGAAGTCAGCAAACAGCAGGGGTTGCTCAGTTTTATAGTCCCTCACAACAAGGTGAGACAAATATTGGAGCTCAAGGGAAATTTTCTTCTTATAGACCAGGTTCTGTTTCTATGGGACTGTATGCAGTTCCCAGAGAGAACATATTTCCTGAGAGACCTGGCCAACCTGAATGTCAGTTCTACATGAAGACTGGAGATTGTAAGTTTGGTGCTGTTTGCAGGTTCCATCATCCTAGGGAGAGACTAATTCCTACTCCTAATTGTGTGTTAAATCCATTGGGTCTTCCATTACGTCCA GGAGAGCCCTTGTGTGTTTTTTATTCTCGATATGGTATctgcaaatttggcccaaactgcAAGTTTGATCATCCCATGGGCCCCGTCACATATGGCCTGTCAGAGTCCTCCATGGCTGATGTCCCGACAGTTCAGCATCTACTGGGATCATCATTAGATCCTCCTACTTTGACATTGCCATCAGAAGAGACTGCCAATGGTAGCTCAGGAGTGTCCATACGAGCACCAACGTCAGACTCTAGGCGAGCTACTTCTGTTGATGAAAATGATGAGGCGGATTCATAG
- the LOC135586949 gene encoding PLASMODESMATA CALLOSE-BINDING PROTEIN 3-like isoform X2 — MSMGGPAAGIRMAAMEVAMAVVVVVGMMTRGVGEVTWCIARSAAGTTALQTALDYACGSGAADCTPVQSSGLCYLPNSLAAHASYAFNSYYQRSKAAPGACDFAGTATVTITDPSYGSCTYPSSARYVTRLLFKSEATQLFLQRMKILFICIIPRYGGHELVFGILGTLVDDDDDDDDDWSA, encoded by the exons ATGTCGATGGGGGGACCGGCGGCGGGAATAAGGATGGCGGCGATGGAGGTGGCTATGGCGGTCGTAGTGGTGGTTGGGATGATGACGAGAGGGGTAGGGGAAGTGACGTGGTGCATAGCGAGGAGTGCGGCGGGAACAACGGCGCTGCAGACGGCGCTGGACTACGCGTGCGGGTCCGGGGCGGCGGACTGCACGCCGGTGCAGTCCAGCGGCCTCTGCTACCTCCCCAACTCGCTCGCCGCCCACGCCTCCTACGCCTTCAATAGCTACTACCAGCGCTCCAAGGCCGCCCCCGGCGCCTGCGACTTCGCCGGCACCGCCACCGTCACCATCACCGACCCCA GTTACGGATCGTGCACATACCCTTCTTCTGCAAGGTATGTGACACGCTTGCTTTTTAAATCTGAAGCAACTCAACTTTTCTTGCAaagaatgaaaattttatttatatgcaTAATCCCGAGATATGGAG GTCACGAGCTTGTTTTCGGGATTCTTGGGACTctagttgatgatgatgatgatgatgatgatgattggtcAGCTTGA
- the LOC135625321 gene encoding zinc finger CCCH domain-containing protein ZFN-like isoform X1: protein MWKTNMRGRDPVESGPYPERPGEPDCAYYIRTGLCRFGMTCKFNHPQNRMLAIAAARIRGGYPERVGQPECQYYLKTGTCKFGSTCKFHHPKEKAGIAKQAQLNILGYPLRPNEQECAYYIRTGECKFGSTCKYHHPQPSNTILALRGSPIYPSAHSPTTPGQQSYPAGMTNWTLPRSSYISSPRWQASSSYAQLILPQGVVQVPGWTSYSGQLGSSPGSQQTAGVAQFYSPSQQGETNIGAQGKFSSYRPGSVSMGLYAVPRENIFPERPGQPECQFYMKTGDCKFGAVCRFHHPRERLIPTPNCVLNPLGLPLRPGEPLCVFYSRYGICKFGPNCKFDHPMGPVTYGLSESSMADVPTVQHLLGSSLDPPTLTLPSEETANGSSGVSIRAPTSDSRRATSVDENDEADS from the exons ATGTGGAAAACGAATATGAGAGGAAGGGACCCCGTGGAATCTGGACCTTACCCTGAACGGCCAGGAGAACCAGACTGTGCTTATTACATCAGGACTGGCCTCTGTAGATTCGGGATGACCTGCAAATTTAATCATCCTCAGAATAGGATGTTG GCTATTGCAGCTGCAAGAATCAGGGGAGGGTATCCTGAAAGAGTCGGCCAGCCTGAATGTCAG TATTACTTGAAGACAGGAACGTGCAAGTTTGGATCTACATGCAAGTTTCACCACCCCAAGGAGAAGGCTGGAATTGCAAAACAAGCTCAGTTAAATATTTTAGGCTATCCACTACGTCCG aATGAGCAGGAATGTGCATATTATATAAGAACTGGAGAGTGTAAGTTCGGAAGTACATGTAAATATCACCATCCACAGCCATCTAATACAATACTTGCTCTACGTGGTTCTCCTATTTATCCATCTGCGCATTCGCCAACAACCCCCGGTCAGCAGTCTTATCCTGCTGGGATGACAAACTGGACCTTACCAAGATCTTCATATATTTCAAGCCCTCGTTGGCAAGCTTCTTCAAGTTATGCTCAGTTAATTCTTCCTCAGGGTGTGGTCCAAGTTCCTGGTTGGACTTCTTACTCT GGGCAGCTGGGTTCATCTCCAGGAAGTCAGCAAACAGCAGGGGTTGCTCAGTTTTATAGTCCCTCACAACAAGGTGAGACAAATATTGGAGCTCAAGGGAAATTTTCTTCTTATAGACCAGGTTCTGTTTCTATGGGACTGTATGCAGTTCCCAGAGAGAACATATTTCCTGAGAGACCTGGCCAACCTGAATGTCAGTTCTACATGAAGACTGGAGATTGTAAGTTTGGTGCTGTTTGCAGGTTCCATCATCCTAGGGAGAGACTAATTCCTACTCCTAATTGTGTGTTAAATCCATTGGGTCTTCCATTACGTCCA GGAGAGCCCTTGTGTGTTTTTTATTCTCGATATGGTATctgcaaatttggcccaaactgcAAGTTTGATCATCCCATGGGCCCCGTCACATATGGCCTGTCAGAGTCCTCCATGGCTGATGTCCCGACAGTTCAGCATCTACTGGGATCATCATTAGATCCTCCTACTTTGACATTGCCATCAGAAGAGACTGCCAATGGTAGCTCAGGAGTGTCCATACGAGCACCAACGTCAGACTCTAGGCGAGCTACTTCTGTTGATGAAAATGATGAGGCGGATTCATAG